A region of Clostridiales bacterium DNA encodes the following proteins:
- the gap gene encoding type I glyceraldehyde-3-phosphate dehydrogenase: MAQNVVKVGINGFGRIGRLVLRASLDNPNVKVVAINDPFLNLDYAAYMFKYDTIHGRFKGDVEVRDGKLLINGNEIYFFAEKDPADIKWSEAGAEYIAEATGVFTTMEAASAHLKAGAKKVIITAPSKDAPMFVMGVNNDKYTKDLTIISNASCTTNCLAPLAKVINDKFGIEEGLMTTVHSTTATQKTVDGPSKKDWRGGRAASANIIPSSTGAAKAVGKVIPELNGKLTGMAFRVPTLNVSVVDLTCTLKTPTTYEEICKAIKEACETNMKGIMAYTEEAVVSSDFIGDPHTSIFDAKAGIMLSDKFVKLVAWYDNEWGYSCKVVDLI, from the coding sequence ATGGCACAAAATGTAGTAAAAGTCGGTATCAACGGCTTTGGTAGAATTGGCAGACTTGTCTTGCGCGCGTCTTTAGATAACCCTAATGTAAAAGTTGTCGCTATTAATGACCCTTTCTTGAATTTGGATTACGCGGCTTACATGTTTAAGTATGATACAATTCATGGAAGATTTAAAGGGGATGTGGAAGTTAGGGACGGCAAGCTGCTAATCAACGGCAATGAAATCTATTTCTTCGCCGAAAAAGACCCCGCGGACATCAAATGGAGCGAAGCGGGCGCGGAATATATTGCTGAGGCCACAGGCGTGTTTACTACCATGGAAGCCGCTTCGGCTCATTTGAAAGCCGGCGCAAAAAAGGTTATCATTACCGCGCCTTCCAAAGACGCGCCTATGTTTGTAATGGGCGTTAACAACGACAAATATACCAAAGACCTTACTATTATAAGCAACGCAAGCTGCACAACCAACTGCCTTGCGCCATTGGCAAAGGTTATTAATGACAAATTCGGAATTGAAGAAGGGCTTATGACTACCGTTCATTCAACCACAGCGACCCAAAAGACAGTTGACGGGCCTTCCAAAAAAGACTGGAGAGGCGGCCGGGCCGCTTCAGCAAACATTATTCCTTCCTCCACAGGCGCCGCCAAGGCTGTGGGCAAGGTTATCCCCGAGCTTAACGGCAAGCTCACAGGAATGGCGTTTAGAGTGCCCACGCTTAATGTTTCTGTAGTTGACCTTACTTGCACATTAAAGACGCCAACCACTTATGAAGAAATTTGCAAGGCTATCAAAGAAGCTTGCGAAACCAATATGAAAGGTATTATGGCTTATACCGAAGAAGCGGTTGTATCTTCCGACTTTATCGGCGATCCTCATACTTCAATCTTTGACGCGAAAGCGGGAATAATGCTCAGCGATAAGTTTGTAAAGCTTGTAGCATGGTATGACAATGAATGGGGTTATTCTTGCAAAGTAGTTGACCTAATCG
- a CDS encoding aminopeptidase, translated as MVDPRLTKLAQNLVNYSCSLKKGEKIYIEAYDIDYMLVNEIIKEVYKVGGFPFISLYDTRVQRQLLLQTTQEHCSLRAKYAKYLMSDMDAYIGIRGANNTFELSDVPAEKMGLDNKYYAYPIHHEIRVAKTKWVILRYPNPSMAQASSMSTEEFEDLYFKVCNLDYSKMDKAMDNLKAYMEKTDMVRLVTPTTDLSFSIKNIPVIKCSGQRNIPDGEIYTAPIKDSVNGVIEYNAPSMHQGLKYEKVRFVIKNGKIIEATANHTEALNKVLDTDEGARYFGEFSFGLNPYITKPTGDILFDEKISGSIHFTPGASYDEAFNGNKSAVHWDLVLIMTPEYGGGEIYMDGKLVRKDGRFVIKELECLNPDNLM; from the coding sequence ATGGTTGATCCAAGATTAACAAAGCTTGCTCAAAATTTGGTAAATTACTCTTGTAGTCTAAAAAAGGGCGAAAAGATATACATAGAAGCTTACGATATAGATTATATGCTTGTTAATGAAATAATAAAAGAAGTTTACAAAGTAGGGGGATTTCCTTTTATAAGCTTGTATGATACAAGGGTTCAACGCCAGCTTCTTTTGCAAACAACTCAAGAACATTGCTCCCTTAGGGCTAAATACGCAAAATATCTTATGTCCGATATGGACGCCTATATTGGAATAAGAGGCGCAAACAATACCTTTGAATTATCCGATGTGCCTGCCGAAAAAATGGGCTTAGATAACAAATATTACGCGTATCCCATTCATCATGAAATCAGGGTCGCTAAGACCAAATGGGTTATCTTAAGATATCCCAATCCTTCAATGGCGCAAGCTTCTTCTATGAGCACCGAAGAATTTGAGGATTTGTATTTTAAGGTATGCAATTTGGATTATTCCAAAATGGACAAGGCGATGGATAATCTAAAGGCCTATATGGAAAAAACAGATATGGTAAGGCTGGTTACCCCGACTACCGATTTGTCTTTTTCCATAAAAAATATTCCCGTTATAAAATGTTCGGGCCAAAGAAATATACCCGACGGCGAAATATATACGGCGCCCATCAAAGACAGCGTCAACGGGGTCATAGAATACAACGCTCCGTCAATGCATCAAGGGCTTAAATACGAAAAAGTAAGGTTTGTTATTAAAAACGGCAAAATTATTGAAGCTACGGCCAACCATACCGAAGCGCTCAACAAAGTATTGGACACAGACGAGGGCGCAAGATATTTTGGCGAGTTTTCTTTTGGCCTTAATCCTTATATAACCAAGCCCACAGGCGATATTTTGTTTGACGAAAAGATTTCAGGATCAATCCATTTTACGCCGGGCGCTTCTTATGACGAGGCTTTCAACGGGAACAAATCCGCTGTTCATTGGGATTTGGTTTTGATTATGACGCCTGAATACGGCGGCGGCGAAATTTACATGGACGGCAAACTTGTCAGAAAAGACGGACGATTTGTAATAAAAGAATTGGAATGCCTTAACCCTGATAATTTAATGTGA